The following proteins come from a genomic window of Archocentrus centrarchus isolate MPI-CPG fArcCen1 chromosome 3, fArcCen1, whole genome shotgun sequence:
- the cdh15 gene encoding cadherin-15 — protein MAFRMLMVCVLATLVCQVWNSAEPQHSEEEFHPQVFHPWRNQDKGLIRVKRDWIIPPIRVSENSKQIPEALVQIKSDKIFTGEVIYKLEGPGVDQEPKNLFEIDDKTGVIRSKRPLDREKYSSFTLKAFALSPSGERLENPTTIEIVVLDQNDNRPVFTQSQFVGAVSEFSVPGTSVMTVSATDADDPMTENTVLSYSIIGQESIPANAITKTMFGINNQTGAIYTRDVGLDREVVKGFRLKLQVADMGGMGLTSEGVAFVHVSDINNHAPQFSPASYSMTTVENRNDYELGRVNVTDRDDPGTRNWEAKYSVFNDHRGNFAVRTDPVTNQGVLTVVKPLDYEAQSEHTLILTVRNLNPLSNKASSLSLSTATVMVTVVNENEAPRFREDPIQIEVPESVLPGTLLKSNIAFDPDNSDLRYEISRDPERWLDINSDTGDITAKGTFTMRSPHVRNSIYNAVVKATDAGGVSATATVAITVRETNDFPPQISPLSGFVCGGASRSSSGLVLSAVDEDLPPQAAPFVFEILDELSVNWTITQVNDTHAMLQPLVQLEVGEYAVTVLVSDSGSPALSADAQVNVTVCLCDSFRDCKSEAGAVLGSSVGISFFALVIIVASIALLLFLLFLAVALTAFGRSHHIKKGAGLLVGESEDDIRDNVFNYDEQGGGEEDENAFNIDLLWNPHDAPPTPRSFYPGSGIPPRGKQPLRKDAPHNLPSPIYPRRPPADPTDIQDYINEGLDAADHDPNVPPYDTALIYDYEGDGSLAGSLSSIASGSSDGDQDYDYLSDWGPRFQKLASMYDSH, from the exons gTGTGGAACTCTGCAGAACCTCAACACAGTGAGGAAGAGTTTCACCCTCAGGTCTTTCACCCATGGAGAAATCAAGACAAGGGGCTGATCAGAGTAAAGAGGGACTGGATCATCCCTCCAATCAGAGTGTCAGAGAATAGCAAGCAGATTCCTGAAGCCCTTGTCCAG ATAAAATCTGACAAAATCTTCACTGGTGAGGTGATCTACAAGTTAGAGGGACCAGGGGTTGACCAGGAGCCCAAGAACCTGTTTGAGATTGATGATAAGACAGGGGTGATTAGGAGCAAGCGGCCGCTGGACAGAGAGAAATACAGCAGCTTCACG CTTAAAGCCTTTGCCCTGTCCCCCAGTGGAGAGCGACTGGAGAATCCGACCACCATAGAGATAGTAGTGCTGGATCAGAATGACAACAGGCCTGTCTTCACTCAGAGCCAGTTTGTGGGTGCTGTCTCTGAGTTCTCAGTCCCAG GCACATCAGTGATGACGGTGTCAGCCACAGACGCAGATGACCCAATGACAGAAAACACCGTTCTGAGCTACTCCATCATTGGCCAGGAGAGCATTCCTGCCAACGCCATTACCAAGACCATGTTTGGCATCAACAACCAGACAGGTGCAATCTACACAAGAGACGTAGGCCTGGACCGAGAG GTGGTGAAAGGCTTCAGGTTAAAACTACAGGTGGCTGATATGGGGGGGATGGGACTAACAAGTGAAGGTGTGGCTTTTGTACATGTGTCTGATATCAACAACCATGCACCGCAGTTCAGCCCTGCCTCA TACAGCATGACCACAGTGGAGAACAGGAACGACTATGAGCTCGGTCGAGTGAATGTGACAGACAGGGATGATCCTGGCACAAGAAACTGGGAGGCCAAATACTCCGTTTTCAACGACCACAGAGGAAACTTTGCCGTCCGTACAGATCCCGTCACCAACCAGGGAGTTCTCACGGTGGTGAAG CCCCTGGATTATGAAGCGCAGAGCGAACACACCCTGATTTTGACTGTGAGAAATCTTAACCCCCTGAGCAACAAGGCTTCCAGCCTGTCGCTGAGCACTGCCACGGTGATGGTCACCGTTGTGAATGAGAATGAAGCTCCACGTTTCAGAGAGGACCCCATACAGATTGAGGTCCCTGAGTCTGTGCTTCCTGGCACACTACTGAAAAGCAATATTGCCTTTGACCCTGATAATTCTGATCTGAG GTATGAGATTAGCAGAGATCCTGAGAGGTGGCTGGACATCAACAGTGATACAGGAGACATTACAGCAAAGGGGACCTTTACCATGAGATCTCCACATGTCAGAAACAGCATCTACAATGCTGTTGTGAAGGCTACAG ATGCTGGTGGCGTTTCAGCCACTGCCACAGTGGCCATCACAGTGAGAGAGACCAATGACTTTCCCCCTCAGATTTCCCCCCTGAGTGGTTTTGTATGCGGAGGCGCGAGCAGATCAAGTTCTGGTTTGGTTCTGAGCGCCGTGGATGAAGACCTTCCACCGCAGGCTGCACCCTTTGTCTTTGAAATACTTGATGAGCTATCAGTCAACTGGACCATTACTCAAGTCAACG atACTCATGCTATGCTCCAGCCCCTTGTACAGCTGGAGGTTGGAGAGTATGCCGTCACAGTGCTGGTGTCAGACTCTGGCAGCCCAGCTCTGAGTGCTGATGCTCAGGTCAATGtcactgtgtgtctctgtgactCCTTCAGAGACTGTAAATCTGAAGCGGGGGCTGTCTTAGGCTCCAGCGTGGGAATCAGCTTCTTTGCGCTCGTTATCATTGTGGCCAGTATTGCACTCCTGCTGT TTCTTCTCTTCCTGGCTGTGGCTCTGACTGCCTTTGGGAGAAGCCACCATATCAAGAAAGGAGCGGGTCTGCTTGTCGGGGAATCAGAAGACGACATACGTGACAATGTCTTCAACTATGATGAGCAAGGTGGAGGCGAGGAGGATGAG AATGCCTTTAATATTGACCTGCTGTGGAATCCTCATGATGCACCCCCCACACCGAGGTCCTTTTACCCGGGGTCTGGAATTCCTCCTCGAGGCAAGCAGCCCCTTAGAAAAGACGCCCCGCATAACCTGCCATCCCCCATCTACCCGCGGAGGCCTCCTGCAGATCCTACTGACATCCAGGACTACATCAATGAA GGTCTGGATGCTGCTGACCACGATCCTAATGTGCCTCCATATGACACTGCCCTTATCTATGACTATGAGGGAGACGGCTCACTGGCAGGAAGCCTCAGCTCTATTGCTTCAGGGAGCTCCGATGGAGATCAGGACTACGACTACCTCAGTGACTGGGGACCACGCTTTCAGAAACTGGCCAGCATGTACGACTCGCATTAG
- the spg7 gene encoding paraplegin produces MAVLLLQHSAGRGSLWTLLRRKCHVIAKRPLCCDGAQNVPSRCADVRNTLLKNQQQQKLIQSLLQRPLGPGLVGLRKELIRNNLLRNPVGLANLLGATNFFSTSQSKQNNNKKNGPKGKTPEEDEEEKKRREQEDQMYRERLRTLFIIALIMSLLNSINTSGGNISWNDFVNEMLAKGEVSRVQVVPESDIVEIYLHPGAVIFGRPRLALMYRMQVANIDKFEEKLRAAEEELNIDTKDRIPVSYKRTGFFGNAVYALGMAAVGVAILWYIFRLAGMGGRDGGFSAFNQLKMAKFTIVDGKSGKGVSFKDVAGMHEAKMEVKEFVDYLKNPKRYLQLGAKVPKGALLLGPPGCGKTLLAKAVATEAQVPFLAMAGSEFVEVIGGLGAARVRSLFKEARTRAPCIVYIDEIDAVGKKRSTNMSGFSNTEEEQTLNQLLVEMDGMGTTDHVIVLASTNRADILDNALMRPGRLDRHIFIDLPTLQERREIFEQHLKILKLTQPANFYSLRLAELTPGFSGADIANICNEAALHAAREGYKSIDTFNFEYAVERVIAGSVKKSKILSKEEQRVIAFHESGHALVGWLLEHTEAVMKVSIAPRTNAALGFAQILPRDQYLFTKEQLFERMCMALGGRAAEAITFNKVTTGAQDDLRKVTRVAYSMVKQYGMCDSVGQVSFPETEEQGAIGRRPFSQGLQQQMDHEAKMLIARAYRRTEKLLLDNRDKLTLLANALLEREVVNYDDIEALLGPPPHGPKKMILPQSWVEAERDKQDTGEDEPQPPPRKQTEEDINPQLA; encoded by the exons ATGGCAGTTTTGTTATTGCAGCACAGTGCTGGCAGAGGTTCATTGTGGACGCTACTAAGGCGAAAATGTCACGTAATAGCGAAAAGGCCTTTATGCTGCGACGGTGCGCAAAATGTGCCGTCCAGGTGTGCTGACGTGAGGAACACACTTCTTAAGAATCAGCAGCAACAGAAACTTATACAG AGTCTTCTTCAAAGACCTTTGGGTCCTGGCTTGGTGGGACTTAGAAAAGAGCTAATTAGGAATAACCTGCTCAGGAACCCTGTTGGTTTGGCAAATTTACTAG GGGCCACAAATTTCTTCAGTACATCTCAGtctaaacaaaacaacaataaaaagaatGGGCCAAAGGGAAAGACTCcagaggaagatgaag AGGAGAAGAAACGTCGTGAACAGGAGGATCAGATGTACCGGGAACGCCTGCGGACCCTCTTCATCATAGCGCTCATCATGAGTCTGCTGAACTCCATTAACACCAGTGGAGGTAACATCTCTTGGAACGACTTTGTGAACGAGATGCTGGCCAAGGGGGAGGTTTCTCGTGTACAGGTCGTTCCTGAGAGTGACATTGTGGAAATTTACCTTCATCCTGGAGCAGTCATCTTCGGAAGGCCT AGGCTGGCGCTCATGTACAGAATGCAGGTTGCCAACATTGACAAATTCGAGGAGAAGCTGAGAGCTGCTGAGGAAGAGCTGAATATTGACACCAAGGACAGAATACCAGTGTCCTACAAACGCACTGGATTCTTTGGAAA TGCAGTTTATGCTCTGGGCATGGCTGCAGTTGGTGTGGCGATTCTCTGGTACATCTTTCGACTAGCTGGCATGGGTGGCAGAGATGGCGGCTTCAGCGCTTTT AATCAGCTGAAGATGGCCAAGTTCACTATTGTGGATGGGAAATCGGGTAAAGGTGTGAGTTTCAAAGATGTGGCAGGCATGCATGAGGCTAAGATGGAAGTAAAGGAATTTGTTGACTACCTCAAG AATCCCAAACGGTACCTCCAGCTTGGTGCCAAGGTTCCCAAGGGTGCATTGCTTCTTGGGCCTCCGGGATGTGGGAAGACCCTGCTGGCTAAGGCTGTAGCTACGGAAGCCCAAGTACCCTTTCTGGCTATGGCTGGGTCTGAGTTTGTGGAGGTCATTGGAG GCCTGGGCGCCGCTCGTGTCAGGAGTCTATTCAAGGAGGCTCGCACTCGAGCACCCTGCATCGTCTACATCGACGAGATCGACGCCGTGGGAAAGAAGCGCTCCACAAACATGTCAGGATTCTCCAATACTGAGGAGGAGCAGACTCTCAACCAGCTGCTGGTAGAAATGGATG GTATGGGAACAACGGATCATGTCATTGTCCTTGCTTCCACTAACAGAGCAGATATTTTGGATAATGCTCTCATGAGGCCAGGCAGACTGGACAGACACATCTTTATAGATCTGCCAACACTGCAG GAGAGAAGAGAGATCTTTGAGCAGCATCTGAAGATCTTGAAGCTGACTCAGCCAGCGAATTTCTACTCCCTGCGTCTGGCTGAGCTCACCCCAGGCTTCAGTG GCGCAGATATTGCTAATATTTGTAATGAAGCTGCTCTGCATGCTGCCAGAGAAGGGTACAAGTCCATCGATACCTTTAACTTTGAGTATGCAGTGGAGAGAGTTATAGCAG GAAGTGTAAAGAAGAGTAAGATCCTGTCTAAAGAGGAGCAGAGGGTAATTGCTTTCCATGAGTCTGGACATGCGTTGGTGGGATGGCTCCTTGAGCATACAGAGGCAGTCATGAAG GTGTCCATTGCCCCACGCACAAACGCAGCTCTAGGATTTGCCCAGATCTTACCCCGTGACCAGTACCTGTTCACCAAGGAGCAGCTGTTTGAGCGGATGTGCATGGCTCTGGGAGGAAGAGCTGCTGAGGCAATCACCTTTAACAAGGTTACTACAG gagCTCAAGATGACTTGCGCAAGGTGACACGTGTGGCCTACTCCATGGTGAAGCAGTACGGCATGTGTGACAGTGTCGGGCAGGTCTCGTTCCCAGAAACAGAGGAGCAAGGTGCCATTGGGCGCCGTCCTTTCAGCCAGGGCTTGCAGCAGCAGATGGACCAT gaAGCTAAGATGTTGATAGCCCGTGCATACAGACGAACAGAGAAGCTGCTCCTGGACAACAGAGACAAACTGACACtg TTGGCCAACGCACTGCTGGAGCGCGAAGTGGTCAACTACGATGACATCGAAGCCTTGCTGGGTCCACCACCCCACGGGCCCAAGAAGATGATCCTTCCACAGAGCTGGGTGGAGGCTGAGAGGGACAAACAAGACACAGGAGAGGACGAACCTCAGCCGCCTCCCCGCAAACAGACTGAAGAGGACATAAACCCTCAGCTAGCCTGA